The following are encoded together in the Pedobacter sp. D749 genome:
- the ftsH gene encoding ATP-dependent zinc metalloprotease FtsH codes for MNDNQNTNEKQGRKIPNIPKKPQKGSKFNIFWVYAAIIIAIIAAQFLFTTDGGKEVTYQKFEQQMLLKGDVQKVVAYKSDDLVRVEVYIKKDSLKKPIYNAYKSTSTFSVNNAASPVVFFNAGTMDGLDKQLADSQKDLPANQPRVLAEKTSRSNPLASWFLSIILPVLLLIGFWIFMMRRMGGGAGGGGQIFSIGKSKATLFDKESQVNITFNDVAGLEEAKTEVMEIVDFLKNPKKYTDLGGKIPKGALLVGSPGTGKTLLAKAVAGEAQVPFFSLSGSDFVEMFVGVGASRVRDLFKQAKDKSPCIIFIDEIDAIGRARGKNGVMGGNDERENTLNQLLVEMDGFGTNTHVIILAATNRADVLDKALLRAGRFDRQIYVDLPDVIERKQIFEVHITPLKKSEELDTEFLAKQTPGFSGADIANVCNEAALIAARKNKSAVDKQDFLDAVDRIVGGLEKKNKIITPAEKRAIAIHEAGHATVSWLLEHAAPLVKVTIVPRGQSLGAAWYLPEERLIVRPHQMLDEMCATMGGRAAEKVMFDTISTGALSDLEKVNKQARAMVTIYGLNEKLGNITYYDSSGQNEYNFSKPYSEDTALTIDKEISALIEGQYQRAISLLEENKDKLIQLADILIEKEVLFKDDLEVIFGKRLFESQGESGTPGHITPVEA; via the coding sequence AAAAGTTTGAACAACAGATGTTACTTAAAGGTGACGTACAGAAAGTTGTTGCTTATAAATCCGACGATTTGGTCCGTGTAGAGGTTTACATCAAAAAAGATAGCTTAAAAAAACCAATATACAATGCATATAAAAGCACTAGCACATTTAGTGTAAATAATGCCGCTAGTCCTGTTGTATTTTTCAATGCCGGAACGATGGATGGGCTGGATAAACAACTTGCCGATTCTCAAAAGGATCTTCCTGCCAACCAACCAAGAGTTCTTGCAGAGAAAACCAGCCGCAGCAACCCGTTGGCAAGCTGGTTTTTAAGCATCATTTTACCTGTATTGCTTTTAATCGGTTTCTGGATTTTTATGATGCGCAGAATGGGTGGCGGTGCTGGCGGTGGCGGTCAGATTTTCAGTATTGGAAAATCAAAAGCTACTTTATTTGACAAAGAAAGTCAGGTAAATATTACTTTTAACGATGTTGCAGGTTTAGAAGAAGCCAAAACAGAGGTAATGGAAATTGTAGATTTCCTTAAAAATCCTAAGAAATATACTGATCTGGGTGGAAAAATCCCAAAAGGTGCTTTATTGGTAGGTTCGCCTGGTACTGGTAAAACCTTATTGGCAAAAGCGGTTGCAGGTGAAGCACAGGTTCCGTTCTTCTCTCTGTCAGGATCTGATTTTGTAGAGATGTTTGTTGGGGTTGGCGCATCTCGTGTTCGCGACTTGTTTAAGCAAGCAAAAGATAAATCTCCGTGTATCATCTTTATTGATGAAATTGATGCTATTGGCCGTGCCCGTGGTAAAAATGGTGTAATGGGAGGAAATGACGAACGCGAAAATACATTAAACCAGCTTTTGGTTGAAATGGATGGCTTTGGCACCAATACACATGTTATTATCTTAGCCGCTACAAACCGTGCTGATGTTTTAGATAAAGCATTATTAAGAGCGGGTAGATTTGACAGACAGATTTATGTTGATTTACCGGATGTTATCGAGCGTAAACAAATTTTTGAGGTACACATCACCCCGCTTAAAAAATCAGAAGAGCTTGATACCGAATTTTTAGCTAAACAAACGCCAGGATTCTCAGGCGCAGATATTGCAAATGTTTGTAACGAAGCCGCATTAATTGCCGCCCGTAAAAATAAATCGGCAGTAGATAAGCAAGATTTCTTAGATGCTGTAGATAGAATTGTAGGTGGTTTAGAGAAAAAAAACAAAATCATCACACCTGCCGAAAAACGCGCTATTGCGATTCACGAGGCTGGTCACGCCACTGTAAGCTGGTTGTTAGAACATGCGGCACCTTTAGTTAAGGTTACGATTGTGCCACGCGGACAGAGCTTAGGTGCTGCCTGGTATTTACCAGAAGAGCGCTTAATTGTACGTCCTCACCAAATGCTTGATGAAATGTGTGCAACAATGGGCGGTAGGGCAGCTGAAAAAGTAATGTTCGATACCATTTCTACAGGTGCCTTGAGCGATTTAGAAAAAGTAAATAAACAGGCCAGGGCAATGGTTACCATTTATGGCTTGAACGAAAAATTAGGAAACATTACTTATTATGATTCATCTGGTCAGAACGAGTATAATTTCTCTAAACCATATTCAGAAGATACTGCTTTAACGATCGACAAAGAGATTTCGGCATTAATTGAAGGCCAATACCAAAGAGCAATTTCTTTACTAGAAGAAAATAAAGATAAACTGATTCAATTAGCCGATATTCTGATTGAAAAAGAAGTTTTATTTAAAGATGATTTAGAAGTGATTTTCGGAAAACGTTTATTCGAAAGTCAAGGCGAAAGCGGAACACCGGGACATATTACCCCTGTTGAGGCTTAA